GTGTATCAGTATCGTTATTATGGATGGTATATGCATTATTTGCGGTTTGGTTTGGAAGAAATAGAAATATGGATGAAATATTATATGCTGGTTTAGTCGTTTTAGTCGTAACGGTAGGGAAGTTATTCTTACTTGACTTACCAGAGGTATCGATGATGATTAGGGCAGTGTTATTCCTAATCGTCGGTAGTATAGGTATCGTTATTTCAAGAATGTTTTTCTCGAAGGAAGAGAAGTGAGAAGAAGGCAATCCATGTATGGATTGCCTTTTTTATTATTTCTTATTAATCGTTACAGTTTCATTATATTTCGTTGTTGTATTTTGGCGTAGACGAAGCGTTGCTTGTCCAGTTGTATTTGAATCAATCTGTACATTTACAACTTTCTCAGCAGAGCCTAAGCTGTTTGTTGTGAAAGAAAATGCACTACTATATCCGAAAGTAGATGGCCAAGTGCCGTTTGCATTTTGTACTTTAGCCACTTGTGTTCCACCAGTAGTGAAGATACCTAAAGAATAGTTGTTATACGTTGTATTAGGTAGTAAGTTATTTACTTGAATCTTCATTTGGAAAATTTCATTGTTTGGTAGAATGCTAGGGTGTGTAACGACGTAGTCGCTTGTTGTTACCGCACCGTTATAACCGTATGAACCTGGTTTAAAAGTATTTGTATTAAACCATTGATAACCTGCATTTGGTGCACTCCAAGGTTCAGGTTGTGGTTCTGTTGATAAGCTTGGCTGTTCAAATGTTTGTAGAGCTGTAGGTGAATCAAGTTGTAAACCATTTACTTGATCTAAACTTGTAAATGTCTCTTTATTTGATAACCAATTTACGATGTTTTCTAATAAAATCGCATCGTTTTCTTCTTTATAACCATCGTAAGTTTTCTTTGTTTGGCCAGAATCTTCACGAACGTATTTTGGCGTAGCATCTTCAACAGGAGAAGAGTCACCAATAAAGGCAGCTTTTCCAAGTCCTACTTTTGCGATAGCAGCATATGGGCCTTCTGCAATACCACCGCCATTATAAACGCCACTATCAACAGCGTTATTCCATTTTGATGGATTTTCTGGAAGGTAAACAAGTCCTTTTGCTAGTTTTGGGTTTGTAATTGCTAGAGTAGAACCAGCATGCATTGCTACAGACGAAACACCTTTTGTAATTCCGAAAGATTGTTCAGGCGATACAATTGTTTTCGCTGAAACATCACCAAGTGCATTGTAGCGGAAGCGAATACCGAAGTTGTCAGAGAGCCAATCAGAGCTTTCTACTCCTTGCATAGCTTGTGAATTAGCTTCTTCATTAGACATTCCTTTTGCTGGATTATCCCAAGCACCGCGTCTATATCCATTAAATACTTCAGAAGAGTCCCAGCGATTTTTATTACGATCTGCATTGTAATGATCAGCAATAAAGAAGATACTACCACCATTTTTTACATATTGTAACATAGCGTCCTGCTCAGATTTTTTGTAAGGAATATTAGCTTCTGGAACGATAAATACATTGTAATCTTTTAAGTCTTCGTACGTAATAGGTGTTGATTTACGAAGTTCCTTTACGTGATATCCGTTTTTTGCAATGCCGTTTCCGAAGTCAGAAAAGCCGCCGTCAATAACCCAGTCAGCTGTCCCAGCAGTTTGACCGTGTGTATTATCGAATAATACTTTCTTCCCATTGTTTTGATTTACAACTTTTGCAGCAATTTCAGGAGCTGGGTCTACAGAGCTTTCGGCATAAGTAGACGATATGAACGAGGTCCCTATACTTAGTGTAATTGCTGTTGCTAAAGAAAATGTAATCCATTTTTTATTCTTCATAGAAGAATCCCCCTAATAATAAATATATGTGCTTTAATAATGTAATTTATTTTTCTGTAAAAATAAAGACGGAAAACATAAAAAATATTAAAAAATTGTAAAAATACCGTGAATTTTGTTGAGAAATATTTATATAGATATAAAAACATCCCTTCCAAGTAATAAGGAAGGGATGTTTTGCTTAACTAATTTTTGAGTTAGGTGTTTCATCAATCTTATGAAACCCTTTCATGTAATATACGATTGCTAAGCCGATAAGCCAAATTGGGCCGACAATCAATGCAATTCGTGTATCTTCTGAATACGCCATTATACCTAATACTAATACAAGGAAAACGAGTGAGAAATATGAGCTTAATGGGTATAAAGGCATTTTATACGATAACTTTTGTTTATTTTGAGTAGGCAAGCTTTTACGGAATTTAATTTGAGCGACTAATATAATTCCCCAAGTCCAAATTGCACCGAAAGTTGAAATGCTAGTAAGCCATGTAAATACCTTTGCAGGTACGAGATAGTTTAATATAACACCAATTAGTAAAACGATAGCAGTTGCTACAATTCCTTGGCTTGGAATGCCATTTTTATTTAAACGACCAAATCTTTCAGGAGCTTTTTTCTGCTGAGCTAATGTATATAGCATACGGCCTGTACTAAATAAACCACCGTTACAAGAAGAAAGAGCTGCTGTTAATACGACAAAGTTAATAATACCTGCTGCTTTTGCGATACCAATTTGTTGGAATGTTAATACGAATGGACTGCCTTTCTCACCAAGTTCGTTCCATGGATAAATTGCCATCATAACGAATAATGCCCCAACGTAAAAGAGTAGAATTCTCCAAAATACGTTATCGATTGCCTTTGCGAGTGTTTTCTTCGGATTTTGAGCCTCACCAGCTGTAACACCGATTAATTCAACGCCTAAATAAGCGAATAGTACCATCTGCATGGAGAGTAGTAACCCAGAAAATCCATTTGGGAACCAGCCACCATGTGACCAAAGATTTGAAATACCAGTAGCGATACCACCGTTTCCGAATCCGAATAAAATAATACCAGCTCCGACTACTATCATACAGATAATTGTGACAATTTTAATGAGAGCAAACCAAAACTCAAGTTCTCCAAATACTTTTACCGATAAGAAGTTAAAAGCGCTCATTAATAATAGAGCAAGTAATGCCCAAGTCCAGCGCGGGATATCTGGGAACCAGTACT
This DNA window, taken from Bacillus cereus ATCC 14579, encodes the following:
- a CDS encoding amino acid permease — encoded protein: MQHTNKSGTLNRGLKERHITLMSLGSAIGVGLFLGSASAIKLAGPSILLGYMIAGLVIFFIMRALGEMAIEQPVAGSFSKYAYDYIGPLAGYITGWNYWFLWVVTCMAEITAAGIYMQYWFPDIPRWTWALLALLLMSAFNFLSVKVFGELEFWFALIKIVTIICMIVVGAGIILFGFGNGGIATGISNLWSHGGWFPNGFSGLLLSMQMVLFAYLGVELIGVTAGEAQNPKKTLAKAIDNVFWRILLFYVGALFVMMAIYPWNELGEKGSPFVLTFQQIGIAKAAGIINFVVLTAALSSCNGGLFSTGRMLYTLAQQKKAPERFGRLNKNGIPSQGIVATAIVLLIGVILNYLVPAKVFTWLTSISTFGAIWTWGIILVAQIKFRKSLPTQNKQKLSYKMPLYPLSSYFSLVFLVLVLGIMAYSEDTRIALIVGPIWLIGLAIVYYMKGFHKIDETPNSKIS